The sequence TAGTACATTATGTATTACACTGTGCATTTTCATTACCTAgtactacatgtaatgtaataaGCAATTCGTAGCTCAAAATATTGATCTGCGGTCATTATAATGCTGGTGAACAACAGAGTATACTGCAGCTATCCGATTATGAcactacatgtaaaatgtaaaaaaaaaaaaaaagagttgttaaagtttttgtagTTTATTCAAGAGATAACAGTTGTTggatttcataaaaataactaATAATGGTAAATGAAGACCAGATGATCTAATATCACAGACTAGAATCTAAGTTTCATTCTTGGATCAAGGAACTATATATATCATAATGGTTTCATCCAAAAATGCTATGACATTTGATGCAAGTGAAATGGGAAAaatgaaagtaataaataataatgaagaaatgaaatattgattGGCAATGAACATGATTCgcaatgataaataaattaaaatgtctTTATCCAAATGTATCGGCCCATTTGTAGCCAGTTCTAAGAACAAAAGCTGGAAGGTCCTTATGCCCGCCATGTATTTTATACTGGACGTGTCCATCATTGCTCTTTTGCTCGTGGATCATGATGTCACTTCCCAAAGCACTCAGGAGCGAATCAAGTTGGGTAGAAACATCAGCGACACCACCTTGTGCGTTAGAAGGTGATGCAACACCGCCACCATTCGGGTTTGCTGAAAGGGATCCTGTGCTAAAAGCATTTAAATCAATGATGTTTTCAGGCTCAGCAAATGCCGAATTCTGTTGTTCCTGTTGAATTGTTGGAACGTTGGTGCTTGCTACTTTTGGTTCTTCCCTGTATTGCTGAGGAAGGTTGTTTCCCGAAAGCAAAGTAGCCGCACGGTCAGAACGGGGATCATACGGAATATCAACAACATCGAAATGTTGCCCTTGCGACCCGGCATTTTGTGAAATATCGTTGTTAAAATGACTATTAGTATTCTGTTGTTCTCGAATAACACTTTGTTGGGACAAGGATCCTGCCTTGGTATCTTGGACGAAATCTGTTACATGGTTTACAGGTTGGTTTATCATCTGTGTTGTTTCTGAGATGTGGTTCGCCGTAAAACTTTGAGCTGTCGTTTTCACGACGATATCTCGACCTAACACTCTTATACTTCGGGGTGTTGTTGAGTAAAACGTTTGTGGTGATAGTTTATGGCCACCATTCAGAGTACTGGAAACTATAAATTGAGGAGACTCCACAACGGTTTTGGTTAATTGTGTACGCTTTGGTATCCCAGTTTCGACATTACTAGACCCATGGGTCAAGACGGTCGGCGACATGTTTTGTCCTGGTCTGTAATGCCTGGAGTTCTCTAGAGACATTCCAACAAAAGCAGTTCTCTGGACAACAGGTCGTGGAGTTGTTGTAACGGTAGCTTTGGTTGTGTCAGGAATCATTAATTTCTCCAGCGCCGCCTCTTGTGTTCCATAGATGCTTGGTACTGGTTTTCTTCCAAACATTTCCGCAAATATATCTCTGTAGTCAATTGTTGTTGGAAACGTAAATGGTGACATATCCGTTGTATACTGTGTTGTTTCTCTGATCCATTGTGGAAGAGTAACTGGTAACGGTGTTGTTGTCGTTATTGGTTTTGTTGTTGTGGTTGTTGTCGTTATTGGTTTCTTTGTTGTAGTTGTCGTAGTTATTGGTTTTCCTGTTGTTGAAGTTGTACTCAGAGTTGTTGTTTCGGTCACCAATGGTTTCACTGTAGTTGTCCTTAAGGAAGTGGTCGTTGGTGTAGTTGTAGTAGAGAAGGTAGTTGTTGTTCTTTGCGGTGTAGTTGTTGTTAAGCGAGGTGTAGTTGTGGTTTTGACAGGTTCAACCATGAGCGGCCTTAAACCAAACAATTCAGGATACAATTCACGGTAGTCGACAGTTGTGAAGAAAAAAGGCATTGTATTTATGTTATCAAATGCTCTATTTTCAGTAGTTGTCTTAACTGGAGCTGGTGTGGTTTGGATAACAGGTCTTGTTTTAGGCTTAGATGTTGTGGTTGTTGTGATCAAAAGTTTTGCATTGTATTCGTTTTCGTCATTTCTTTCTAAATTCGATTTTGAAGCTTTTACGTGTAACGACACCAAACTGAAAGGTTTTTGAACACCTTCTTGTTGTATTTTCAAATCAGGAATTGGCCAAGTTGTAGATTCAATCTTTGTTCCAGAAAGGGTTGTGGGTTTTGTTGATATTTCAAATGGCTTTGTTGTCATTGCTTCCAAAGTTGTCGTTGGAGTTGGTGTGTTCGACTTTGTTGTAACAGGTGCCTCTGTTGTCGATGAAATCACACCGAGAGTAGTTGACTTTATAGGTTTAGAGGTAGAGGTTGTTGATCTTGGTGATGTTATAGGAATACTGGTTGATTGTGTAGTTGTTGTCGGAACTGTTTGAACATTTGCAGTGGTAGTCGAAGATGTCGTAGATGTCTGTAAGTTTTGATTTATCTCCTCTCCCTCAGGGTTATTAGACATAAGAATTTCTTGATTGTTACTTGTTGTTGATTCAGTTTCTTTGGTTCTTAAATAAGTTGTTGTCGCCGGCGAACTTGTTGAAGTTGTTGACATTGTTGACATTTCCAGTTTGATCGTTGAAGGTTTTGGCGTCGTCGTTGTGGAATACATTGACGGACCGGTAGTCGTTGTTATATCATCTCTATCATTCTTCTTACGTGATTCATTGTCAACGATTGTACTGGGCGACGGAATAGATTTCTTTATTTCGAAAAGTGGTGGGGGTGTACTAAGGTCATTTGATTCATAATCTAGGTTGAATGGCGAGAAACTTGGCAATACCaaatttttttgcttgtcaactTTTCCATTCTTATAATCATCTACCAATACAGTGTCAATCTTTTCACTACCTTTTACTTCATTTATGTCTTCCTTCATATCGGAATCTGATTTTGAAAGATCGATCTTGTTGGTATTTGTGGTTGGAATGGTAGTTGTTGAATACACTACTGCTTTCACAGTCGTTTTACTTGCAAATATGGTGGAAAGTTTAGGAAGAGCGACTTCATCATCATCAGTAAAATTTGAACTTATTTTATCGGATGTTGAATTTGTATCATCACTATCTCCGTTTGATGTATCTATAACAACTGCGCTGTTCTCATGAAGAGCCATTGTTGGGAATTCATACGAAACACTGTTTGAATTACCGTTAGACCTTGATCGTGAATTTTTAGGTATTCTTTGAATAATGACCGGAGGTGGGGACTCTCCGCCAAAGCCTGTATTCACATCAGTGAACTGAACATCCTGATCCTGTAACATACTCAGATCAGGCATATCTTTTGGCGCCTTCTTTTGTGGCTTTGTATTATATCGTATAATTTCGTGGTGATTACTGTTTTGGTTTCCATTTCCAAAGTGTTGATGTCTCTCAGTGTGTGGCTGGAATGCATGTTGCTGCACATGGTTTTCTTGCGTATGGTGATACGGCACATCAACttggttttgttcttttatgTTTAACGTAAGTTCTTGCTGTTGTTCAACTGGCTGATTGTGGGGAGGAGGTGGTGGTTGGAAGTGATTTTCCTCAACTGGTTGATGTTCATGGATTGGTTGATGCATCGACTGTTGTTGGCTTTGTTGGTGTTTTTGAAGCTGTTTCAATAAATTTCCACTCTGGAGAGCTTGTATTAGTGCCGCAATCAAAAGTTGAGCAGGATTTACAGGACCAGCTGGTTTGGTGTTAGTTTTCTTTCTTTGATTCACTTCTTTGGCGGCGTTTCGAAATGGCTGTCGTCTTTGTGGAATATTTCTATTTCTTGTGTTTGTTAAAGCAGGCGGTTGCCTATGCCTATTTGAGTTAGCCGCTCTTTGGATTGAAGGGATACTTGTTGGATGTATACGAGAATTACGGTTATTCACCGGGAGTCTTGTAGAGAAAGGTGAAACATCAAAGCGCCGGAAATTATTCCTAGCTGTCTGCATTTTTGTTGAAGCGGTCGGATCAGCTGTCGGGAGTCTATTGCTAGACCATGGGCTTGTTTGAGGAGTCTGTGTTGGTCTTGGCACTTGtccaaaattatttctttttaactgTCTATTGCGTTGTGTATGTTGGAATGATCTGTGCTCTAAAGGTCTTTCAGTGGTTGTTACTGGCATGTTTCGTTGTTCATTTCCTGAATTGCGTTGATGGTTCTGCCGATCTGTTGCAAACTTAATGGATGACCTTTTCCGTTGTAACAGCTTCAATAACTTTGCAAGTGGGTTGTCTGTGCGTTGTGGGGTAGGATGATTAAAACGAGGTCTTTCtgtagttgttgttgttgtcactCCGTGATGTATAGGAACACCTTTGTTGCCTTGACTAGATTGTGAATTTGATTGACgtgtattaattttcatttcagcCTCCCATTTCTGCAAGTGGCTTAAATGAAGTGTGGTAGCTTGAGTAGTCGTTGCTGGTTGAACATATCTATTGGCATTAGGCTGTGCATTCTGATTCTTGTTAAAGTTGGGAATCGGATGTAGAGGAGGCATTGTTTGTCCACCGTGATGATTTATTCTCTGATGATGTGGAGCGGTACTTGTAGTTGTGTAATATTGAATACTCGGTTCTGTTGATACATGAAGCCGTGCAGGTAGAGGGTGATGATTATAATTCGTCTGGTAATTTTGCACTTGCTGTACTGTTGGCAGCGGAGGAGGAGGGGGAAGAAGATTAGGAACATGTTCTACTGGTTGTTGATACACTGGAATGCCTTGCGGTGCAGGTTGATAGGTTGGCA comes from Crassostrea angulata isolate pt1a10 unplaced genomic scaffold, ASM2561291v2 HiC_scaffold_127, whole genome shotgun sequence and encodes:
- the LOC128169418 gene encoding putative uncharacterized protein DDB_G0291608, with the protein product MAANNTPRLPMQPTFPGSSAQVVPQINRSWQQIQPPSVQNTQIQQPSQSSPTVPNAGPNPLADPNIVQRQIQEFNRLQVMLRHIQQQRQRQQQQHQQQQQQQRRQQLLQQIQAIQRARAQGVNPQNTGSGHASKISQMEKMIRDMIKYRDQLKKEAAFRQKTRQVEATNALQREDVRAGPSILVMDKEMVTEIPVVTTKKPNGSQGQSMIVFAKTANIHSNVESQTNNAADQKQPEPARQPTSTTSNPLVLQNQGQQQQQQFVMQHQPNSMPQLHLPPLQTVQVPKIPTEVATFGQNSQKSHHVMPSQSLPPAPGHHPTIMNNNHQIVPHKNVNPGHPHQNRNAAHINNRTVNSNHGQQHQQIQPKGNQGRVPLPNRPPQIQLPPLGNVQQQPPIEQRTPPPLVQLPTLNLLSVKNQQPRIHTGPRPSSAGSSLEQVHVGHHTSGSQMPSHQNNHIHSIISTEPPRKLNLERHQFQHTTTSTTTPLPVHFQKPIFKRQFMKRPPRPRPVGTTTTVATTTTKSTTTPVPFFHHQNPLPYNPNSHVQSGAMRQEVRTVPPVVTPPSQQYIPTTLPNTTPKPSLNDYFNRMSRPRPQKVRISFRKQNSLAGSADIPVQQVTTPAPIPTQPTVIPFVPTSPRYQPEPTTQPPIVQTLPTYQPAPQGIPVYQQPVEHVPNLLPPPPPLPTVQQVQNYQTNYNHHPLPARLHVSTEPSIQYYTTTSTAPHHQRINHHGGQTMPPLHPIPNFNKNQNAQPNANRYVQPATTTQATTLHLSHLQKWEAEMKINTRQSNSQSSQGNKGVPIHHGVTTTTTTERPRFNHPTPQRTDNPLAKLLKLLQRKRSSIKFATDRQNHQRNSGNEQRNMPVTTTERPLEHRSFQHTQRNRQLKRNNFGQVPRPTQTPQTSPWSSNRLPTADPTASTKMQTARNNFRRFDVSPFSTRLPVNNRNSRIHPTSIPSIQRAANSNRHRQPPALTNTRNRNIPQRRQPFRNAAKEVNQRKKTNTKPAGPVNPAQLLIAALIQALQSGNLLKQLQKHQQSQQQSMHQPIHEHQPVEENHFQPPPPPHNQPVEQQQELTLNIKEQNQVDVPYHHTQENHVQQHAFQPHTERHQHFGNGNQNSNHHEIIRYNTKPQKKAPKDMPDLSMLQDQDVQFTDVNTGFGGESPPPVIIQRIPKNSRSRSNGNSNSVSYEFPTMALHENSAVVIDTSNGDSDDTNSTSDKISSNFTDDDEVALPKLSTIFASKTTVKAVVYSTTTIPTTNTNKIDLSKSDSDMKEDINEVKGSEKIDTVLNNNYLLYYNYTNDHFLKDNYSETIGDRNNNSEYNFNNRKTNNYDNYNKETNNDNNHNNKTNNDNNTVTSYSSTMDQRNNTVYNGYVTIYVSNNN